GTTCGTAGATTCCTGTTTCAATTTTCTGACAATTGAAAGAACACTAACCTTTGGTTCACTCTTAATCAAGAAGTGGATATGGCCTTTGTCTGTTTCCATTTAAAAGACAGGATTCCCTAAGTTCAAGTCCAAGAAAAATCCTATACAGTCTTTCCCTGTGCCTCAGCATAATCCTATACAGTCTTTCCCTGTCTCAGCATTACTCTGTAGACTTTGAAAATCACACTGTCAAGCTTCCTAAAATATAACCAATTAAAACAGTTCTACATAGAAAGTTAGAAGGCAAACTTAAAACAGCTACCGTTTCGATAACTTGTAAAGGATGTTACTACATCAGTATCTTTGTTGAAGATGGTAACAAGATTCCTGAAAAACAGAGTTTCTCCGAATCAACAACTGTAGGAATAGATGTAGGTATCAAAGATTTTGTTGTATCATCTACAGGCGAGAAGGTAGAGAATCCTAAGTACTTGAAAAACTCTCTTAAAAGGCTCAAAGTATTACAGAAAAGAGTTTCAAGAAAACATAAATATTCAAAGAACAGAGAAAAAGCTAAACAAAGATTAGTCGTGCTCCATGATTCGACCATAATCGATGCAGGAATGATTCCGGAAGCAATGTCCGTATATTTCATCTGGTTTGTCCTGCTTTCAAGCTCGATATCACGCTTTTCTTTTACCAGAGTAAGCCCCTTTATAAATGGTAAGCTCCAGCTTCTCTCCGGTTTCAACTGCTCTTGAAGCCATAATTTCCGGAGGGTTTACAGCTGTTATTTCCACAGAAATTCCCAAGTCTGGCCCTGCATGGAGAATTACTGTTGTACGGGTCGTAATATTTGAGTAGTCCTCTTGAGCGCAGTGAAAAGGACCTCGTTTGCACTTGCAGTGCAACTTCCAGAAAATCTCTGATTTCCTGTGATCCCAAAGCGAAACTCGGGAAAGAGAGAAGTATCGGGCTGTATAATTTTGCCCGGATACAACTTATTCGGTTAATCAAAAGCCCTCTTTAATAAGAAACTTCTTATTCTTCCTGCTTTGCCTCAATGTAAATCGCAGGCCTGAGAGGTTCTGCAAACCTTGACTTCTTCTGCGGGTCATACTCTGGAGAATCGGCACTCTGGATTTCAACTGGGCAGCCGATTTCTTTTTCCAGGAATGCGGCAGACTCTTTCAGGAGAGTCTGTTCATCAAGGCCGAGGTAGGCAAAAGTTTCGTAGCGTTCTGCGCCTCCGCTCTTGAACTCGGGAATTATTTTCTGCACGAACTTCGGGATCTCCTTTCCAAAGCGCTTGAGGTCAGGGTTAGACATCAGGGTTTTGATCAGAGTACCCACTTCCAGAGGGGCTTTAATCTGCAATTCGCAAGCGCACTTTATCGCTGCGGTTTTCCAGGCAGGAGAGGTGTAGAGATAGACCTTTTGAGGGGTCATCTTTGTTACCCTTACAATCTCTTCAATATCATCCAGAGTACTCTTTACAGCCTCTTCTGCAAGTTCGGCTCCTTCGTCTATGAGGTCTTCATTATAGAGTGGATACTGGGCAAGGGAAACCGGGTCTTCGTGCCCCATGGCTTCCCAGATTTCCTCACAGAGGTGAGGAGTGAAAGGAGTCATAAGCCTAACCCAGTTGTCTAGCACGTAGTACAACAGATTATCTCCGCCTCTCCTCTGGTACCACCTGACATCATTTATGAGCAGGAAGAAGGAGTTCTGGATGGCTTCCCTGGTCTGGATAGAGTCAAGGGCGATGTTTGTCCCCCTGATATAGTTCTGCATCCGCGAAAGCATCCAGCGGTCGATCTGCTTTAGCTCGGTGCTCAGGGAAGCCCGCTTCCCACTCTCGATTACATCTTTTGCAAAGGAATAGAACCTGTCCACCTGCCGTCTGGCGGAATCGATTCCTGTCTTCTGCCAGTCTGCATCCTGAGTCTGTTCGGCTGTAGAAAGGATATACATCCTTGTAATGTCTGCGCCGTACTCACTGACCGCACTTTCCAGGGTGAGGATGGGGCCTTTGGACTTGCTCATCTTTTGTCCTTCCAGGGAGACAAAGCCGTTTACTGCAAGAGCTTTTGGCCAGTTTTCCTCCTCAAAAAGGGCTACATGGTGGAAGAGGAAGAAAAGCAGGTGGTTCGGAACAAGGTCCTTTCCGGAAGAACGCAGGTCAACCGGATACCAGTAATTGAAATGTCTGCGAATTTCTTCCACGAGCTCCGTTTTGAGGCCGGTTTCCGCAGAAACTGCTTTTGAATCGCCTATTCCGAGCAAGACGTAGTCGAAGAATGACAGGGTAAGCTGTTCAAGAGCAAGGTCACCCTTTTCGATGAACTTGGCAAGAATGTAATAGCTCATGTAAATTGTTGAATCCCCAAGGGATTCAATCAGCCACTCCTTATCAAGGGGAAAACGGGTTCCAAGGCCTTTCCTGCGGGCGCAGGCTTTATCCTTGAGCCAGTCAACCTTGTTCTCAAACTCAACCCTGTATTCCGCAGGAATAATCCGCATCTGACTGAGGCATCTGTAAACCTTTGCTTTCCATTCAGGGTTTGAGTAATTCAGGAACCACTGGCCTTTTACCATGTTTACTACACAGGGAGTGCCACAGCGGCAAACCACGGGTTCGCTGAACTCATAAAAGACATCTCCCACGTTTGCGCTGATGAGGTCTCTAGTAAGAACGTCCTTAATTTTGGAGACTGCGTATCCCTCGTATTTGCCTGTGAGCTCCTTAAGGACTCCACCGTGGAACTCCCTTCGGTACACGATCTTTGTGGCTTCCTCGGCTTTCGGGTCTTTCTGGCTTGTTATTCCCATGCTTTCTACGATTTCTTTTGCAGGGAATTCCCCGAATTCGGGCACTTTAATAAGGGAAATCAGTTTGATATTTCTCAGGTCTTCAGTTATCTCATATTCGCTCAGGTCTGCATCATAGAGGTCACGCAGGGCAAGGTAGTCAAAAGGTGCATGTGCAGGCACACTCATTACGATTCCGCTTCCGTTTTCGGGTTTTACGAAAGATGCAGGAAGAGAGATTACTTCATCTCCGGTTACCGGGTTTGTGAGTTTTATCCCTACGATGGATTTTGCAGGCACATCCTCGACGTATTCCACAGTTCTGTCCGTAAAGGTCAGTTTTCGGAAAGCATCCCTGCTGACAACCCAGAACTCTTCGTATCCGTCTTTTTCAACTCTTGCCTTTACGTAATCAACTTCCGGATTGACCCAGAGATTGGTCACTCCGAATGTTGTTTCCGGCCTGAGGGTAGCACAGGGGAGGACCAGGTCTTTGTATCTGAACTTTATCAGGGTGTACTCTACAATTGTGGCTTCTTCCCCGTGCAGGATGTCGTGGTCTTCTACAGGGTTGTTGTCGTTCGGGCACCATTTCACGGGGTGGGAGCCTTTCACAATCAGGCCTTTTTCTCCAAGCCGGATATACTGCCATTCAATGAACTTTTTGTAAGTGGGGTCAGTTGTTGTGAATTTGCGCCTCCAGTCAATGGAGTATCCGATCATGCGCATGGCTTTCTCGGCTTCACGCTTGAAATAGTCAACGATTTTTTCCGGAGTATCAAGGGTCGGCAGGATATCCCCAGGAATCCCATGCAGGCGTTCGTAAACGTCCATGGTCTGAGGGTCCCGGCTTGCAATCAGCTCAGCAAGTCCCACGATGGGCGTGCCAGTTACGTGGAAACCCATCGGGTAAAGCACATTGTAGCCAAGCATCCTTTTGTGCCTTGCCACCACATCGCCTATGGTGAAGGTTCTGGTGTGTCCTGCGTGCAGGTTCCCGTTCAGGTAGGGATAGGGGATTGTTATGAAAAACTTCTCCCGCTTATCGGGTTCGGGCTGGAAAATTTGGCTTTCGTCCCAATTTTTCTGCCATTTATTTTCGATCTCATGAGGTTTATAGTCCTGCTCCATTCGTGTTCACGCTCATCGATGAGTATAATAAAAGGATTTGAAGAAATCCTGAGGATATGAATAATAATCCCGAGGATATGAATAATAATCCCAAGGATATGAATAATCAATCACAGTAAAGCAGTTTCAAAAAGCCAATTAACGGCTTCAAGAATCCGAAATTGATTAAAGATCCGAAATTGATTAAAGATCCGAAATTGATTAAAGATCCGAAATTGATTAAAGATCCGAAATTGATTAAAGGATACCGGAATCCGCTGATTTCATCAACCATTCGATTTCATTTGACATTAATCTTACAACTGTTCACGGCTCCGGCACGCAAATAATTATCTTCCAACTTCTCCTTAATCGAATTCGCAAATCAGATCTGTTTTCCGGTTTTATTTAGCCTTTCCGAAGATTGCTTCCCGGATGGCTTCGATATTTGCGTCCACTACAGTCGGCTCCTCGCAGACATCAATCACAGTCTGAGGGTCTTTAAGGAGGTGACCTGTCGTGATACAGACAACGGTTTCGTCTCTGCCTATAATTCCCATATCGACAAGTTTCTTAAGTCCTGCTACAGAAGCTGCACTTGCGGGTTCGACCCCTATGCCTTCAAGCCTTGCCAGGTCTTTCTGGGCTGCAAGGATTTCTTCATCAGTAACGGACTCTGCAGTTCCACCGGATTGCCGGATTGCGCTGAGGGCTTTTGTAGCGTTTACAGGGTTTCCAATCCTGATTGCAGTTGCAACTGTCTCAGGGTGCTCTTCCGGAGTGATTGCAGGAGCCTCGTTTTTTATGGCTTTTACGATGGGACAAGAACCTTCTGCCTGGATACCGGTCATCTTCGGGAGAGAACCCGTTATCCCGAGTATTTTGAACTCCCTGAAGCCCTTATATATCGCAGTAATATTTCCTGCGTTTCCTACGGGCAGGACAATCCTGTCAGGCACTTTGAAACCTAGCTGGTCTGCAATCTCAAAACCGATGGTTTTCTGGCCTTCCAGCCTGTACGGGTTGATGGAATTTAAAAGGTAAATTTTTTCCTGGGAACAGAGCGTGCGCACAAGAGCAAGGGCATCGTCAAAGTTTCCGCGGATGCTGAGGACCTTTGCCCCGTGCATGAGGGCCTGGGCTATTTTTCCAAGGGCCACTTTTCCTGCCGGGAGCAGCACTATAACAGGGACTCCTGCTTTTGCTCCGTAGATTGCAAGAGATGCGGAGGTGTTCCCCGTAGATGCGCAGGCAACAGTCTTCATCCCGAGCTCAAGCGCTTTCGTAACTCCTACGGTCATCCCCCTGTCCTTGAAGGAACCGGTGGGGTTCATCCCCTCGTGTTTTACGTAGAGTTCTTTTATTCCTATCTTTTCGGCCAGGCGGTCGCATTTATATAAAGGAGTCCCGCCTTCCTGGATAGTCACAGGCTCGCTGTCGATCGGGAGGAGTTTTGCGTACTTCCAGACCGAAGGGCATTCGGTCTTCAGTTTTTCCATGTCAAGTTTAATTGAAGAATAGTCATAAATAACATCAAGCAGCCCGTCACATTTGCTGCAGGTATATATTACTTCATTTTTGGAATACTCTGCACCGCATTCGATACATTTCAAATGATACATTAAATTGCTCCTGTGTCTTATGATTTTGAATTATTCGGATACTGGGTTTCAAGTAGCACCCAATCTCATGTTAGTATTTATTACACGATTTCATGTTAGTATTTATTACACGATTTCATGTTAGTATTTATTACACGATTTCATGTTAGTATTTATTACACGATTTCATGTTAGTATTTATTACACGATTTCATGTTAGTATTTATTACACGATTTCATGTTAGTATTTATTACACGATTTCATGTTGATTTATTACACGATTTCATGTTGATTTATTAATACAACCCGGAGTTCAGGTCAGCATAATCTCGATTTCGGATTAGTATAATATTAGAGTTTAATAATATTTTGTATCCTTAACACTTTACTTGCTCTTAAATCATACTATTTTTTAGAATTGTACTGTATTCAGGCTTTATAATAGCTCCGTAGCAGCAGGCATATAATGTATACCTGGTCCCACAGCAATTTGGAAACCCTGAAAGGCACTGAAGAGAACTTATATAATTATTTGGGATTTTTTAGCGAATATTCAGAACCGGAAGGACAGAAAAAGGTAAAGGTTTTAAAAGAGGAAGGAAGTTAAGGCATCTTTCAGGATTCGGTTTTTCAACCCTGTTTCAATCAAGCTTGTATTCCAAAACTTCCTTGCTGAGGAAATAGCCAAGAACCGTTCTTATCAACACGACCGTACCCAGCAGGAGCAGTTCTTCCTGCGAGGGATTAAGTACGGTTTCCAGGACATCGGCTGCAATGAAAAACTCAAGCCCGAAGACAATTTTGTTTGTAAGCTCTTTTCTTACATGCTGGTAGCTGTAATTTTTCTTCAAAATTTCAATTTGGATAACCCCTAACGTTGCCCTGAGCCCACCATATATTATGAGGAGAGAGCCCACAATATTGAACAGAGAAGAGAATGCGTTGACAAACAAGCCTACGAAAGATTCGAATGTCCTTTTACCACCCCTTAAAAAGCCGGATCTTTAAATTCGGTAAAGAAACTCCCGAATAACATAAATTCGGTAAAGAAACTCCCGAATAGCATATAACATTCGTTTCTTCGGGATAAATACTCTTCCTGCACCTGTCTTTCAAATACGATTACAGGACTCAATTCTATTTCAGGAAATAGATTAAACTGAGGCAAACTGGGGAAAACTAAGGTAAATTGAGGCAAACTGAGGCAAAACCTTTTTTTTGCTATCATTTGGCTGCAAAATATGGTTAAAGAGAAGAACTCTAAGAGCGTTTCTTAAAATCAAATTTGATTCTACAATGGTGACAGTAATTTTTATTTGAACTGAAAAACGATGTCATTAAACTGTTAAATGTCTAAAGTATAAGCTATTGATGGTTGTAGTTCACGCCGCCAATATCCAGGATCTGGATGGAGTTAAACTTGTTCTGGAACAAATTAAAGACATTTTCTTGATTGCAGCTTATTTGGGCTGATGCTGGTTATGCTGGTCAACTGGTTGATTGGGTCAAAGTAATGTGCGGTTGGGTATTGGAAATAGTGAGGCCAAGCGATGATATCAAAGGTTTTAAGGTACTTCCTCACAGATGGATAGTAGAACGTACATTTGGATGGTTGGGTCGATATCGACGTTTGAGTAAAGATTGCGAAGGATTGACAGAATCAAGTTAAGCTTTCATATATGCTGCTATGATCCGTATAATGAGTAAACGACTGGTTAAAATCAAACCTTCATCCGAATGAAAAATGAATATTCAGACAGCCTCTTAGCTGTTTGTTAACTTGTGAGATTCTCTTAGCTGCTTGTTAACTTGTGAGATTCTCTTAGCTGCTTGTTAACTTGTGAGATTACTTCTCTGAAAAATATGGGTACTGCAAAAATTTCCCTAAATCCTGCAGTATATGCATATTTTTATATATATAGGTCTATATTTATATGATTGGGCATCTGAGAAGAAAAATCTTTTCTCACTGTAAACCTCAACCAACTCTTTTATCCCCCATATTCCCACACCCCCCAATACTCAGGTGCCCTACCCCTAATACAATTTACTGATTATTCTATACCCCTTTTCTATTCAATTTCAGGACAAAATTATATAAAAATATAAGGCATGTAAAGCCTTTAAATCGGAAAACAAGGAACTCAGTTAACTCAGTATCACTTATGGTAATCGTCTGACAGCTTGGCTCTCCTTCGCAGAGAAAGCTTACCAATATTTTTTTAATTAGTCCTCTTGAGCGCAGTGAATAGGACCGCGTATTGTTGCGATTACACCACAACTCCCTGAAAATCTTCGATTTCTTGCGATCCCAAGGTGCAATTTGGGTGATTAAGGGTTTTCGATTAAATCCAGAATTCTCAGGGCAAGATATGCGCCGTTTGCCCCATTGTCAATCCCTACACTCCCCACAGGTACTCCCGGGGGCATCTGGGCTATGGAGAGAAGGGCATCAAGTCCGCCGAGTTTTGCACTTACAGGCACACCTATTACAGGTTTTTTCGTCCTGGAAGCCACAACTCCAGGGAGAGCTGCCGATAGACCCGCTATTGTGATGAAGACTTTTGCGTCCGTACCTGAAACATAGCTATCAAGCTCATCAGGGTTCCTGTGGGCAGAGATAACCACTACTTCGTAAGTATATTTGCTCTTCTCAAGTACAGAAACCGCTCTGTTGGCGATTGATCTGTCGGACTCAGAACCCATAATCAGTGAGATGTCGACCATTTTTTACTCCTTTGAGGCAAGTCAGGGCAGGCTTCCCTTTCCACTTAATTCTTTCTGGCGTTCGATACTCATCCTGATAAGAATTTCATAAATTTCTTTTATCGACCCTAAATCAAGGTTGAGTTCGGTTGCAGCGTTTAATGCCCTGTTAATTACAACCTCGTTTTGCTTACGGTCATTTATGGAAGTTCCATTTATTCTTTTTGATTCAAGCACTTTCTCAGAAAGGCTAACTCTTTTATCAATTAGGGAAAGGATTTCCCTGTCAATCTTCTCGATTTCTTTGCGGACAGCTTCAAGTTCACTCAAAAGGACCCCTCCCTGTTAAAGGATATCGCATCTCTGTTATTTATACTGGTCTCTATGACCTTTCCTTCTATTCCGCAGCTTTCCCAGGCAGTTTTTAGCTCTTTTACCTGCTCAGCTTTCACCAGTGTTGCGTAGGAAGGGCCGGTTCCGGAAAGGCTGACTCCTTTTATCCCGCATTCCAGAGCCCTGAGCATGGGTTCCGTATCAAAACCAAGGGCTCCGCAGTAGAGAAAGCCATTAAGTGTCATTGCGCGTTCGTATTCACCTTCAAGGGCAAGCTTGTATGCCATTTCTACATATGGTGCAATCAGATGGGAACGTTTCACATTTGTGTCCGCACTGAAAGCTTTTTTTATCGGGGCAAATATCAGGACTTTTGAATCTGCTTCTTCGTGCCTGATAAGTTCCATTTTTCGGTTATCAGTGATAACAATCCCACCTAAAAAGGAGGCACAGGCATCGTCAAAAGCTCCTGTTACCGTGACTCCAACTTCTTTTGCAGCCTTTACGCCCAGTTTTATGATTTCAAGGGGGGGCAGGGTCTCGCCAACTGCACGGAGGGTGGCAAGGACTGAAGCATTTGCTGCAGCACTGCTGCTCTTGAGCCCTCCTGCAAGGGGGATTTCACTTCCTGTCCTTATCGTACCTCCAAGTTCAAGCCCGAATCGTTCAAGGACGAGTTCTACGCAGCGTTCTATAAGACGAGGGTCTCCGTCGGGCATTTCTTCAATTGAGCCCAAAATGCCAGATTTACCCTCTGAGAGTTCCACTTCTGCAAAGGTTTTTAAGTCTATTCCGAATGCTGCACCTTTCCAGGTAGCTATGGCGTTTATTATTGTTCCAGCCCCGAAAGCACAAGCATGACCTTCAAGTGTCATCACGTCCAGAATGCTCTGATCTTTAATATTTTTTACCTCTCTTCAGAGCAGAGGGCGAGGTAAACTTAAATACAGGGTTCCGGAATTTGTCCACTAAAAAAGAAGAAGCATTCAAATATAAATAGTAAAGCCAAATTGTATATACATCACGTCTTTATCTAAACACTAATAACAACTATAAATATGGAGTGAATGTCATCTAACTTCCAGGCCTGGCCTGAGCAACTAAAAATGGGGAATCCACATAGAGACCAGAAAAGTACAGCAGACAGGCGGATCCACTTATATTATTTCTCTCCCTAAACAGTGGGCCGAAAAAGTAGGAATCGAAACAGGGACGAGAGTATCCATTCAGGCTCAGCCAGACGGAAAACTGTTAATTGACCCTATTCTGGAAGGACGCACGATAAAAACGAAAAGGATCGATGTGACTAGCTATGAGACAAAAGCTCTTGAAAGGGATATCATTGCTGCATACCTTTATGGTTATGACAGGATGGAGTTTACCTCAAAAAGGATACTTGCCGAACAGAAACAGGTCATCCGGAAGGTCTGTTACAAGCTTATAGGCCCTGAAATCATTGAGGAAAGCTCAAACTGCGTGGTCATTCAGGATCTACTTAACCCCAATGAACTTCATATAAAAAAAGGTATCTACAGGATGTTCCTGATTACCGGCTCCATGCAAAAAGATGCCATACGAGCTCTTAAAACTGTTGACCACGACCTTGCTCTTGATGTAAGCCAGAGGGATGACGAGGTCGACAGGTTATGTCTCCTGATTTCCAAACAGTTCCGTTCCGTTCTCTGCGGGGGCAGAATTCCCGATTCCTCGGAAACAAGTATCGAGGAATACCACGACTTCAGAATGGCGGCAAGCCCTATCGAAAGAATAGCAGACCACTCACAGAGGATTGCAAACGTTGCCTCAAAAATGCAGGAGCCAGTCAGGGAAGATGTAATGGAAGTCATTGAGGATCTCAGCAACACTTACATGGAACTTGTCCAGCAGGCAGTAGATGCCCTCTATAATGCTGATGCCTCTCTTGCAAACAGGGTAATTGATAGTATAGACGGTATGCGCTTGCATATAAAAGAGCTGCATGCATCTATTCTCAAACTGGAATCTCATGAAATCATGATATCCCTGGGGATGATAGTGGACAGTCTCTCAAGAATAGGAGACCTTGGCTCTAACATATCTGAGATAGCCATCAATTCCTCTATAAGGGACAAATGAAATTTTGTGAAAAAATCAGGCAGGTCTTGATAAATAGAAAATAAATATGTTTTCCTTTTTAACTAAAAACATTTCTCTTTTTGCCGAAGAAATTGTAAATAACCTTCTCTTTCAAAAATGCCTCTAGAGTTAATAATATGACGCATGAAAATACCTCCAGAGTCAATAACAGGACGCATAAAAATACCTTCAGAGTCAATAACAGGAAGCATGGAGGGACTTTACCTGAAGTAGTTTCAGGAAGGCTAAAAGGAAAATGTACAGAGTAACAGAATAGCAGTTAATGTATGAATGCGGTGAGTCAGGTTAGGAGATTAAGGCTCAGCAGGTCAGGTTTTTTGGAGCACGGCAGCAAAAGAGGCAGGATGAAAATATAAGGAGTGAAATATTGCGAAATACTTCCTAAGATAAAAACCATTTATATTTTTAAGGTATGATGAATAAAAATAGGAAAAAATATAAAGGAAAGTACAGAACATCAGTACAAACATAAAAATTTAGTAGAAAATGAAAAGAGTTACATATGGGCTGAAAATTTTCATTATAAAAAAGTTTTTGTTAAATCTATCCGGGAATCAGACGATAAAAAGTAATTTATTTATATTCTGGTGTTATTTCACGGAGGCACTTTCTATTTTTCACATAGAAAGAATGCAAGGTTTGCTATTTATTCCAGGTATATCGTAAAGGAGATGTCAGTATCTCCAATTTCTTTGATTTCCGCAGCTTAACAAATAGAAATTATTTATATGCACGGATCAATTAAATAAAAAGGTCACGAAAGCACAGTAAACCCATAAAGGAAAGCAATCCGAGAAATCCTTTGGTGTTATGCTTTTCCCAATGGAGGGAAGCCATGAATATGATAAAACGATTTAAGGTAAGCTTTTCAAAAGTGTTTAATAAACTGTTCAGGAAAAAAGGAGCATGCATAGGTATCTACGGCCCCCCCAATGCCGGCAAGACAACCCTTAGCAATCGCATCCTCAGGGATTGGATCGGAGGCGAGGAAACCATGGGTTCGGTTTCACATATCGCCCACGAAACCAGACATGCAAAACGAAGAAACGCAGTCACTATCGAGACTAACGGGCATACTATCAGCCTTGATATTGTGGATACTCCCGGACTTGCAACAAAGATCGATTTCCATGATTTTATGGAACAGGGGATGAGTGACTCCGAATCAAAGAAAAGATCGAAAGAAGCAACAGAAGGAGTAATTGAAGCTGTCAAATGGCTGGATGACCTTGACGGAGTCATACTGGTGATGGATTCCACAGAAAATCCTTATACTCAGGTTAACGTAACCGTTATAGGGAATATGGAAGCCAGAAACCTACCGCTTCTTATTGTAGCAAACAAAGTAGACCTTCCTGACGCCGATCCAGGAGTCATAAAGGAAGCCTTCCCTCAACACCCCATGGTACCTGTCTCGGCGCTTGAAGGAGTGGGAATGGACTCATTCTACGAAGCTCTGGCCAAACAGTTCGGGTGATCGAAA
The Methanosarcina sp. WWM596 DNA segment above includes these coding regions:
- a CDS encoding chorismate mutase, producing the protein MSELEAVRKEIEKIDREILSLIDKRVSLSEKVLESKRINGTSINDRKQNEVVINRALNAATELNLDLGSIKEIYEILIRMSIERQKELSGKGSLP
- a CDS encoding AIR carboxylase family protein, with the protein product MVDISLIMGSESDRSIANRAVSVLEKSKYTYEVVVISAHRNPDELDSYVSGTDAKVFITIAGLSAALPGVVASRTKKPVIGVPVSAKLGGLDALLSIAQMPPGVPVGSVGIDNGANGAYLALRILDLIENP
- a CDS encoding Era-like GTP-binding protein; translation: MNMIKRFKVSFSKVFNKLFRKKGACIGIYGPPNAGKTTLSNRILRDWIGGEETMGSVSHIAHETRHAKRRNAVTIETNGHTISLDIVDTPGLATKIDFHDFMEQGMSDSESKKRSKEATEGVIEAVKWLDDLDGVILVMDSTENPYTQVNVTVIGNMEARNLPLLIVANKVDLPDADPGVIKEAFPQHPMVPVSALEGVGMDSFYEALAKQFG
- the leuS gene encoding leucine--tRNA ligase, translated to MEQDYKPHEIENKWQKNWDESQIFQPEPDKREKFFITIPYPYLNGNLHAGHTRTFTIGDVVARHKRMLGYNVLYPMGFHVTGTPIVGLAELIASRDPQTMDVYERLHGIPGDILPTLDTPEKIVDYFKREAEKAMRMIGYSIDWRRKFTTTDPTYKKFIEWQYIRLGEKGLIVKGSHPVKWCPNDNNPVEDHDILHGEEATIVEYTLIKFRYKDLVLPCATLRPETTFGVTNLWVNPEVDYVKARVEKDGYEEFWVVSRDAFRKLTFTDRTVEYVEDVPAKSIVGIKLTNPVTGDEVISLPASFVKPENGSGIVMSVPAHAPFDYLALRDLYDADLSEYEITEDLRNIKLISLIKVPEFGEFPAKEIVESMGITSQKDPKAEEATKIVYRREFHGGVLKELTGKYEGYAVSKIKDVLTRDLISANVGDVFYEFSEPVVCRCGTPCVVNMVKGQWFLNYSNPEWKAKVYRCLSQMRIIPAEYRVEFENKVDWLKDKACARRKGLGTRFPLDKEWLIESLGDSTIYMSYYILAKFIEKGDLALEQLTLSFFDYVLLGIGDSKAVSAETGLKTELVEEIRRHFNYWYPVDLRSSGKDLVPNHLLFFLFHHVALFEEENWPKALAVNGFVSLEGQKMSKSKGPILTLESAVSEYGADITRMYILSTAEQTQDADWQKTGIDSARRQVDRFYSFAKDVIESGKRASLSTELKQIDRWMLSRMQNYIRGTNIALDSIQTREAIQNSFFLLINDVRWYQRRGGDNLLYYVLDNWVRLMTPFTPHLCEEIWEAMGHEDPVSLAQYPLYNEDLIDEGAELAEEAVKSTLDDIEEIVRVTKMTPQKVYLYTSPAWKTAAIKCACELQIKAPLEVGTLIKTLMSNPDLKRFGKEIPKFVQKIIPEFKSGGAERYETFAYLGLDEQTLLKESAAFLEKEIGCPVEIQSADSPEYDPQKKSRFAEPLRPAIYIEAKQEE
- a CDS encoding shikimate kinase — its product is MTLEGHACAFGAGTIINAIATWKGAAFGIDLKTFAEVELSEGKSGILGSIEEMPDGDPRLIERCVELVLERFGLELGGTIRTGSEIPLAGGLKSSSAAANASVLATLRAVGETLPPLEIIKLGVKAAKEVGVTVTGAFDDACASFLGGIVITDNRKMELIRHEEADSKVLIFAPIKKAFSADTNVKRSHLIAPYVEMAYKLALEGEYERAMTLNGFLYCGALGFDTEPMLRALECGIKGVSLSGTGPSYATLVKAEQVKELKTAWESCGIEGKVIETSINNRDAISFNREGSF
- the thrC gene encoding threonine synthase, with the translated sequence MYHLKCIECGAEYSKNEVIYTCSKCDGLLDVIYDYSSIKLDMEKLKTECPSVWKYAKLLPIDSEPVTIQEGGTPLYKCDRLAEKIGIKELYVKHEGMNPTGSFKDRGMTVGVTKALELGMKTVACASTGNTSASLAIYGAKAGVPVIVLLPAGKVALGKIAQALMHGAKVLSIRGNFDDALALVRTLCSQEKIYLLNSINPYRLEGQKTIGFEIADQLGFKVPDRIVLPVGNAGNITAIYKGFREFKILGITGSLPKMTGIQAEGSCPIVKAIKNEAPAITPEEHPETVATAIRIGNPVNATKALSAIRQSGGTAESVTDEEILAAQKDLARLEGIGVEPASAASVAGLKKLVDMGIIGRDETVVCITTGHLLKDPQTVIDVCEEPTVVDANIEAIREAIFGKAK
- a CDS encoding DUF1622 domain-containing protein, with amino-acid sequence MFVNAFSSLFNIVGSLLIIYGGLRATLGVIQIEILKKNYSYQHVRKELTNKIVFGLEFFIAADVLETVLNPSQEELLLLGTVVLIRTVLGYFLSKEVLEYKLD
- a CDS encoding phosphate uptake regulator PhoU; translated protein: METRKVQQTGGSTYIISLPKQWAEKVGIETGTRVSIQAQPDGKLLIDPILEGRTIKTKRIDVTSYETKALERDIIAAYLYGYDRMEFTSKRILAEQKQVIRKVCYKLIGPEIIEESSNCVVIQDLLNPNELHIKKGIYRMFLITGSMQKDAIRALKTVDHDLALDVSQRDDEVDRLCLLISKQFRSVLCGGRIPDSSETSIEEYHDFRMAASPIERIADHSQRIANVASKMQEPVREDVMEVIEDLSNTYMELVQQAVDALYNADASLANRVIDSIDGMRLHIKELHASILKLESHEIMISLGMIVDSLSRIGDLGSNISEIAINSSIRDK